A single Drosophila miranda strain MSH22 chromosome XR, D.miranda_PacBio2.1, whole genome shotgun sequence DNA region contains:
- the LOC108153600 gene encoding protein Teyrha-meyrha isoform X4 gives MESNAFGSSHLPSQALVVLSEAASGLHEALRGQRPFPSRLPDAKDLHNMSLVGNYFHPHLLQTLNHGMLVANGAAAAAAAAGAGPASYFASDRSPLGKPSVLSNFSLPSAFSPPKYIGISLDQNLFNGSESFRTDSASPTCTSHESMEGSQDYDAVEKGESPRSNNSQDPRDLRHLHNVGKGGGHPAMATSSASASASASASSSSSSSSCSTSNSAISTPTSSVAVSMATHLAASPHLHHTHSLSHSHPHQHQHQHQHSHSHPHHGHHVGAPPGSVATTHHHMAHPHPLSHHHAAHHAALASLSMAGLRAVPGGLSLVSGLQAAAAGGAIPDMCPVCGLKLSPEEWHTHFLTELDRLYKLSAGFERANLQATYMFAPPCPAQENAIRTSHNRWETFQRIRNNRQNRLRLKVRKRKYGEMYMMESLYCSSCPICKRKYALETGKMPEDDAKSQEEIETVDVESCTDDVPDSGSELAGPGSALASAGVPTSMHNSNAQPGKLDGILYRTACVMNQKDVHADEQDVSTNVTTASSSSSSWPTGEPPQAHISVKNVSELSSTTHHHYYNADSCGVGVNDNNSSSGGGGGGNNNHSGGGSNNNNNNKELMMDTASCQNDSDEDVIVDDDDNNTAMKMTNAKMNYNKMQQQRRQEEQNVGSSRSLENISPIEERPRSEPQVTSTDPGPMDISHNNNNNNSSNSNNNNNNNPNSKYVESMENSLSQLSSMGVPGLTQLDTKVGISSDLKPDDENKCFICKTGIKDLNTDAFLRGRNFYFHQSCANVMSSYRLNKELLSQAQNQQQQQQQQQQQQQQQQQQQRSAAGSGGHGGEAAAATPRSLSPAQSPQQSVGQAME, from the exons ATGGAAAGCAACGCATTTGGCAGCAGCCATTTGCCATCTCAAGCGCTTGTTGTTCTATCAGAGGCCGCTTCCGGTTTGCATGAGGCTCTACGTGGACAACGTCCGTTTCCATCGCGA TTACCTGACGCCAAAGATCTACACAACATGTCACTAGTCGGCAACTACTTCCATCCGCACCTGCTGCAGACCCTCAACCATGGAATGCTGGTGGCCAACGGGGCCGCCGCGGCCGCGGCAGCCGCCGGCGCGGGTCCCGCGAGCTACTTCGCCAGCGACAGATCGCCGCTGGGCAAGCCGTCGGTGCTGTCGAACTTCTCGCTGCCGTCGGCCTTCTCGCCACCCAAATACATTGGCATATCGTTGGATCAG AATCTGTTCAATGGCAGCGAATCATTTCGCACGGATTCGGCCAGTCCCACATGCACATCCCATGAATCCATGGAGGGATCACAGGATTACGATGCCGTTGAAAAGGGTGAAAGTCCGCGCAGTAATAATTCTCAGGATCCCAGGGATTTGAGAC ATCTGCATAATGTGGGGAAGGGAGGAGGACACCCGGCAATGGCCACCTCCTCGGCCTCGGcctcggcatcggcatcggcatccaGCTCATCCTCGTCCTCATCCTGCTCGACCAGCAATTCGGCCATCAGCACGCCCACCAGCAGTGTGGCCGTCTCGATGGCCACACATCTGGCCGCCTCGCCCCATCTGCATCACACGCACTCGCTTTCGCACTCGCATccgcaccagcaccagcatcagcaccagcactcgcactcgcatcCCCATCACGGCCACCATGTGGGGGCGCCGCCAGGATCGGTGGCAACAACACACCACCACATGGCCCATCCGCATCCGTTGTCCCACCACCATGCGGCCCATCATGCGGCGCTGGCCAGCCTGAGCATGGCCGGTCTGCGGGCGGTGCCGGGCGGCCTGAGTCTGGTCAGCGGACTGCAGGCGGCGGCGGCCGGCGGGGCCATACCCGACATGTGTCCGGTGTGCGGCCTCAAGCTGAGCCCGGAGGAGTGGCACACGCACTTCCTCACGGAGCTGGACCGGCTCTACAAGCTGAGTGCGGGCTTCGAGCGGGCCAATCTGCAGGCGACCTATATGTTTGCCCCTCCCTGTCCGGCCCAAGAGAACGCCATACGCACCAGTCACAATCGCTGGGAG ACATTCCAGCGGATACGTAACAATCGCCAGAACCGCCTGAGACTCAAAGTGCGCAAGCGCAAGTACGGCGAGATGTACATGATGGAGAGTCTCTACTGTAGCAGCTGTCCGATCTGCAAGCGAAAGTATGCCCTGGAAACGGGCAAGATGCCCGAGGACGATGCCAAGTCGCAGGAGGAGATCGAAACGGTAGATGTGGAGAGCTGCACAGATGACGTGCCCGACTCGGGCTCGGAGCTAGCTGGCCCCGGGTCGGCCCTGGCCTCGGCCGGTGTCCCCACCAGCATGCACAACAGCAATGCCCAGCCGGGCAAGCTGGACGGGATTCTGTACCGCACCGCCTGCGTCATGAACCAGAAGGACGTGCACGCCGACGAGCAGGATGTGAGCACCAATGTGAcaacagccagcagcagcagcagcagttggcCGACGGGCGAGCCCCCTCAGGCACATATCAGTG TGAAAAACGTCAGCGAGCTGTCATCCACCACACATCACCACTACTACAATGCCGACTCCTGCGGCGTGGGCGTCAatgacaacaacagcagcagcggcggtggcgggggcggcaacaacaaccacagcggtggcggcagcaacaacaacaacaacaacaaggagCTAATGATGGACACGGCCTCGTGCCAGAACGACAGCGATGAGGATGTGATTGTGGATGATGATGACAACAACACCGCCATGAAGATGACGAACGCGAAAATGAATTACAACaaaatgcagcagcagcgacggcAGGAGGAGCAGAATGTGGGGAGTAGCAG ATCTCTGGAGAACATCTCGCCCATCGAAGAGCGTCCCCGGTCGGAGCCGCAGGTTACCAGCACCGATCCCGGACCCATGGACATTtcccacaacaacaacaacaacaacagcagcaatagcaacaacaacaacaacaacaatccaAACTCAAAATATGTGGAGAGCATGGAGAACAGCCTGTCGCAGCTGTCATCGATGGGAGTGCCGGGATTAACGCAATTGGACACAAAGGTGGGAATTAGTTCGGATTTAAAACCGGACGATGAAAACAAATGTTTCATTTGTAAG ACAGGCATAAAGGATCTCAATACGGATGCGTTCCTGCGCGGTCGCAACTTCTATTTTCATCAAAGCTGTGCCAATGTCATGAGCAGCTATCGCTTGAACAAGGAGCTGCTCAGCCAGGCccagaaccagcagcagcagcagcagcagcaacagcagcaacaacagcaacaacagcagcaacagagaAGTGCTGCTGGCTCTGGAGGACATGGAGgagaggcggcggcggcaacgCCACGCAGTTTGTCCCCGGCCCAGTCGCCGCAGCAGAGCGTGGGCCAGGCCATGGAGTAG
- the LOC108153600 gene encoding protein Teyrha-meyrha isoform X6: MESNAFGSSHLPSQALVVLSEAASGLHEALRGQRPFPSRFFPFQLPDAKDLHNMSLVGNYFHPHLLQTLNHGMLVANGAAAAAAAAGAGPASYFASDRSPLGKPSVLSNFSLPSAFSPPKYIGISLDQNLFNGSESFRTDSASPTCTSHESMEGSQDYDAVEKGESPRSNNSQDPRDLRHLHNVGKGGGHPAMATSSASASASASASSSSSSSSCSTSNSAISTPTSSVAVSMATHLAASPHLHHTHSLSHSHPHQHQHQHQHSHSHPHHGHHVGAPPGSVATTHHHMAHPHPLSHHHAAHHAALASLSMAGLRAVPGGLSLVSGLQAAAAGGAIPDMCPVCGLKLSPEEWHTHFLTELDRLYKLSAGFERANLQATYMFAPPCPAQENAIRTSHNRWETFQRIRNNRQNRLRLKVRKRKYGEMYMMESLYCSSCPICKRKYALETGKMPEDDAKSQEEIETVDVESCTDDVPDSGSELAGPGSALASAGVPTSMHNSNAQPGKLDGILYRTACVMNQKDVHADEQDVSTNVTTASSSSSSWPTGEPPQAHISVKNVSELSSTTHHHYYNADSCGVGVNDNNSSSGGGGGGNNNHSGGGSNNNNNNKELMMDTASCQNDSDEDVIVDDDDNNTAMKMTNAKMNYNKMQQQRRQEEQNVGSSRSLENISPIEERPRSEPQVTSTDPGPMDISHNNNNNNSSNSNNNNNNNPNSKYVESMENSLSQLSSMGVPGLTQLDTKTGIKDLNTDAFLRGRNFYFHQSCANVMSSYRLNKELLSQAQNQQQQQQQQQQQQQQQQQQQRSAAGSGGHGGEAAAATPRSLSPAQSPQQSVGQAME; the protein is encoded by the exons ATGGAAAGCAACGCATTTGGCAGCAGCCATTTGCCATCTCAAGCGCTTGTTGTTCTATCAGAGGCCGCTTCCGGTTTGCATGAGGCTCTACGTGGACAACGTCCGTTTCCATCGCGA TTTTTCCCCTTTCAGTTACCTGACGCCAAAGATCTACACAACATGTCACTAGTCGGCAACTACTTCCATCCGCACCTGCTGCAGACCCTCAACCATGGAATGCTGGTGGCCAACGGGGCCGCCGCGGCCGCGGCAGCCGCCGGCGCGGGTCCCGCGAGCTACTTCGCCAGCGACAGATCGCCGCTGGGCAAGCCGTCGGTGCTGTCGAACTTCTCGCTGCCGTCGGCCTTCTCGCCACCCAAATACATTGGCATATCGTTGGATCAG AATCTGTTCAATGGCAGCGAATCATTTCGCACGGATTCGGCCAGTCCCACATGCACATCCCATGAATCCATGGAGGGATCACAGGATTACGATGCCGTTGAAAAGGGTGAAAGTCCGCGCAGTAATAATTCTCAGGATCCCAGGGATTTGAGAC ATCTGCATAATGTGGGGAAGGGAGGAGGACACCCGGCAATGGCCACCTCCTCGGCCTCGGcctcggcatcggcatcggcatccaGCTCATCCTCGTCCTCATCCTGCTCGACCAGCAATTCGGCCATCAGCACGCCCACCAGCAGTGTGGCCGTCTCGATGGCCACACATCTGGCCGCCTCGCCCCATCTGCATCACACGCACTCGCTTTCGCACTCGCATccgcaccagcaccagcatcagcaccagcactcgcactcgcatcCCCATCACGGCCACCATGTGGGGGCGCCGCCAGGATCGGTGGCAACAACACACCACCACATGGCCCATCCGCATCCGTTGTCCCACCACCATGCGGCCCATCATGCGGCGCTGGCCAGCCTGAGCATGGCCGGTCTGCGGGCGGTGCCGGGCGGCCTGAGTCTGGTCAGCGGACTGCAGGCGGCGGCGGCCGGCGGGGCCATACCCGACATGTGTCCGGTGTGCGGCCTCAAGCTGAGCCCGGAGGAGTGGCACACGCACTTCCTCACGGAGCTGGACCGGCTCTACAAGCTGAGTGCGGGCTTCGAGCGGGCCAATCTGCAGGCGACCTATATGTTTGCCCCTCCCTGTCCGGCCCAAGAGAACGCCATACGCACCAGTCACAATCGCTGGGAG ACATTCCAGCGGATACGTAACAATCGCCAGAACCGCCTGAGACTCAAAGTGCGCAAGCGCAAGTACGGCGAGATGTACATGATGGAGAGTCTCTACTGTAGCAGCTGTCCGATCTGCAAGCGAAAGTATGCCCTGGAAACGGGCAAGATGCCCGAGGACGATGCCAAGTCGCAGGAGGAGATCGAAACGGTAGATGTGGAGAGCTGCACAGATGACGTGCCCGACTCGGGCTCGGAGCTAGCTGGCCCCGGGTCGGCCCTGGCCTCGGCCGGTGTCCCCACCAGCATGCACAACAGCAATGCCCAGCCGGGCAAGCTGGACGGGATTCTGTACCGCACCGCCTGCGTCATGAACCAGAAGGACGTGCACGCCGACGAGCAGGATGTGAGCACCAATGTGAcaacagccagcagcagcagcagcagttggcCGACGGGCGAGCCCCCTCAGGCACATATCAGTG TGAAAAACGTCAGCGAGCTGTCATCCACCACACATCACCACTACTACAATGCCGACTCCTGCGGCGTGGGCGTCAatgacaacaacagcagcagcggcggtggcgggggcggcaacaacaaccacagcggtggcggcagcaacaacaacaacaacaacaaggagCTAATGATGGACACGGCCTCGTGCCAGAACGACAGCGATGAGGATGTGATTGTGGATGATGATGACAACAACACCGCCATGAAGATGACGAACGCGAAAATGAATTACAACaaaatgcagcagcagcgacggcAGGAGGAGCAGAATGTGGGGAGTAGCAG ATCTCTGGAGAACATCTCGCCCATCGAAGAGCGTCCCCGGTCGGAGCCGCAGGTTACCAGCACCGATCCCGGACCCATGGACATTtcccacaacaacaacaacaacaacagcagcaatagcaacaacaacaacaacaacaatccaAACTCAAAATATGTGGAGAGCATGGAGAACAGCCTGTCGCAGCTGTCATCGATGGGAGTGCCGGGATTAACGCAATTGGACACAAAG ACAGGCATAAAGGATCTCAATACGGATGCGTTCCTGCGCGGTCGCAACTTCTATTTTCATCAAAGCTGTGCCAATGTCATGAGCAGCTATCGCTTGAACAAGGAGCTGCTCAGCCAGGCccagaaccagcagcagcagcagcagcagcaacagcagcaacaacagcaacaacagcagcaacagagaAGTGCTGCTGGCTCTGGAGGACATGGAGgagaggcggcggcggcaacgCCACGCAGTTTGTCCCCGGCCCAGTCGCCGCAGCAGAGCGTGGGCCAGGCCATGGAGTAG
- the LOC108153600 gene encoding protein Teyrha-meyrha isoform X2 translates to MESNAFGSSHLPSQALVVLSEAASGLHEALRGQRPFPSRFFPFQLPDAKDLHNMSLVGNYFHPHLLQTLNHGMLVANGAAAAAAAAGAGPASYFASDRSPLGKPSVLSNFSLPSAFSPPKYIGISLDQNLFNGSESFRTDSASPTCTSHESMEGSQDYDAVEKGESPRSNNSQDPRDLRHLHNVGKGGGHPAMATSSASASASASASSSSSSSSCSTSNSAISTPTSSVAVSMATHLAASPHLHHTHSLSHSHPHQHQHQHQHSHSHPHHGHHVGAPPGSVATTHHHMAHPHPLSHHHAAHHAALASLSMAGLRAVPGGLSLVSGLQAAAAGGAIPDMCPVCGLKLSPEEWHTHFLTELDRLYKLSAGFERANLQATYMFAPPCPAQENAIRTSHNRWETFQRIRNNRQNRLRLKVRKRKYGEMYMMESLYCSSCPICKRKYALETGKMPEDDAKSQEEIETVDVESCTDDVPDSGSELAGPGSALASAGVPTSMHNSNAQPGKLDGILYRTACVMNQKDVHADEQDVSTNVTTASSSSSSWPTGEPPQAHISVKNVSELSSTTHHHYYNADSCGVGVNDNNSSSGGGGGGNNNHSGGGSNNNNNNKELMMDTASCQNDSDEDVIVDDDDNNTAMKMTNAKMNYNKMQQQRRQEEQNVGSSRSLENISPIEERPRSEPQVTSTDPGPMDISHNNNNNNSSNSNNNNNNNPNSKYVESMENSLSQLSSMGVPGLTQLDTKVGISSDLKPDDENKCFICKTGIKDLNTDAFLRGRNFYFHQSCANVMSSYRLNKELLSQAQNQQQQQQQQQQQQQQQQQQQRSAAGSGGHGGEAAAATPRSLSPAQSPQQSVGQAME, encoded by the exons ATGGAAAGCAACGCATTTGGCAGCAGCCATTTGCCATCTCAAGCGCTTGTTGTTCTATCAGAGGCCGCTTCCGGTTTGCATGAGGCTCTACGTGGACAACGTCCGTTTCCATCGCGA TTTTTCCCCTTTCAGTTACCTGACGCCAAAGATCTACACAACATGTCACTAGTCGGCAACTACTTCCATCCGCACCTGCTGCAGACCCTCAACCATGGAATGCTGGTGGCCAACGGGGCCGCCGCGGCCGCGGCAGCCGCCGGCGCGGGTCCCGCGAGCTACTTCGCCAGCGACAGATCGCCGCTGGGCAAGCCGTCGGTGCTGTCGAACTTCTCGCTGCCGTCGGCCTTCTCGCCACCCAAATACATTGGCATATCGTTGGATCAG AATCTGTTCAATGGCAGCGAATCATTTCGCACGGATTCGGCCAGTCCCACATGCACATCCCATGAATCCATGGAGGGATCACAGGATTACGATGCCGTTGAAAAGGGTGAAAGTCCGCGCAGTAATAATTCTCAGGATCCCAGGGATTTGAGAC ATCTGCATAATGTGGGGAAGGGAGGAGGACACCCGGCAATGGCCACCTCCTCGGCCTCGGcctcggcatcggcatcggcatccaGCTCATCCTCGTCCTCATCCTGCTCGACCAGCAATTCGGCCATCAGCACGCCCACCAGCAGTGTGGCCGTCTCGATGGCCACACATCTGGCCGCCTCGCCCCATCTGCATCACACGCACTCGCTTTCGCACTCGCATccgcaccagcaccagcatcagcaccagcactcgcactcgcatcCCCATCACGGCCACCATGTGGGGGCGCCGCCAGGATCGGTGGCAACAACACACCACCACATGGCCCATCCGCATCCGTTGTCCCACCACCATGCGGCCCATCATGCGGCGCTGGCCAGCCTGAGCATGGCCGGTCTGCGGGCGGTGCCGGGCGGCCTGAGTCTGGTCAGCGGACTGCAGGCGGCGGCGGCCGGCGGGGCCATACCCGACATGTGTCCGGTGTGCGGCCTCAAGCTGAGCCCGGAGGAGTGGCACACGCACTTCCTCACGGAGCTGGACCGGCTCTACAAGCTGAGTGCGGGCTTCGAGCGGGCCAATCTGCAGGCGACCTATATGTTTGCCCCTCCCTGTCCGGCCCAAGAGAACGCCATACGCACCAGTCACAATCGCTGGGAG ACATTCCAGCGGATACGTAACAATCGCCAGAACCGCCTGAGACTCAAAGTGCGCAAGCGCAAGTACGGCGAGATGTACATGATGGAGAGTCTCTACTGTAGCAGCTGTCCGATCTGCAAGCGAAAGTATGCCCTGGAAACGGGCAAGATGCCCGAGGACGATGCCAAGTCGCAGGAGGAGATCGAAACGGTAGATGTGGAGAGCTGCACAGATGACGTGCCCGACTCGGGCTCGGAGCTAGCTGGCCCCGGGTCGGCCCTGGCCTCGGCCGGTGTCCCCACCAGCATGCACAACAGCAATGCCCAGCCGGGCAAGCTGGACGGGATTCTGTACCGCACCGCCTGCGTCATGAACCAGAAGGACGTGCACGCCGACGAGCAGGATGTGAGCACCAATGTGAcaacagccagcagcagcagcagcagttggcCGACGGGCGAGCCCCCTCAGGCACATATCAGTG TGAAAAACGTCAGCGAGCTGTCATCCACCACACATCACCACTACTACAATGCCGACTCCTGCGGCGTGGGCGTCAatgacaacaacagcagcagcggcggtggcgggggcggcaacaacaaccacagcggtggcggcagcaacaacaacaacaacaacaaggagCTAATGATGGACACGGCCTCGTGCCAGAACGACAGCGATGAGGATGTGATTGTGGATGATGATGACAACAACACCGCCATGAAGATGACGAACGCGAAAATGAATTACAACaaaatgcagcagcagcgacggcAGGAGGAGCAGAATGTGGGGAGTAGCAG ATCTCTGGAGAACATCTCGCCCATCGAAGAGCGTCCCCGGTCGGAGCCGCAGGTTACCAGCACCGATCCCGGACCCATGGACATTtcccacaacaacaacaacaacaacagcagcaatagcaacaacaacaacaacaacaatccaAACTCAAAATATGTGGAGAGCATGGAGAACAGCCTGTCGCAGCTGTCATCGATGGGAGTGCCGGGATTAACGCAATTGGACACAAAGGTGGGAATTAGTTCGGATTTAAAACCGGACGATGAAAACAAATGTTTCATTTGTAAG ACAGGCATAAAGGATCTCAATACGGATGCGTTCCTGCGCGGTCGCAACTTCTATTTTCATCAAAGCTGTGCCAATGTCATGAGCAGCTATCGCTTGAACAAGGAGCTGCTCAGCCAGGCccagaaccagcagcagcagcagcagcagcaacagcagcaacaacagcaacaacagcagcaacagagaAGTGCTGCTGGCTCTGGAGGACATGGAGgagaggcggcggcggcaacgCCACGCAGTTTGTCCCCGGCCCAGTCGCCGCAGCAGAGCGTGGGCCAGGCCATGGAGTAG
- the LOC108153600 gene encoding protein Teyrha-meyrha isoform X8 yields the protein MESNAFGSSHLPSQALVVLSEAASGLHEALRGQRPFPSRFFPFQLPDAKDLHNMSLVGNYFHPHLLQTLNHGMLVANGAAAAAAAAGAGPASYFASDRSPLGKPSVLSNFSLPSAFSPPKYIGISLDQQNLFNGSESFRTDSASPTCTSHESMEGSQDYDAVEKGESPRSNNSQDPRDLRHLHNVGKGGGHPAMATSSASASASASASSSSSSSSCSTSNSAISTPTSSVAVSMATHLAASPHLHHTHSLSHSHPHQHQHQHQHSHSHPHHGHHVGAPPGSVATTHHHMAHPHPLSHHHAAHHAALASLSMAGLRAVPGGLSLVSGLQAAAAGGAIPDMCPVCGLKLSPEEWHTHFLTELDRLYKLSAGFERANLQATYMFAPPCPAQENAIRTSHNRWETFQRIRNNRQNRLRLKVRKRKYGEMYMMESLYCSSCPICKRKYALETGKMPEDDAKSQEEIETVDVESCTDDVPDSGSELAGPGSALASAGVPTSMHNSNAQPGKLDGILYRTACVMNQKDVHADEQDVSTNVTTASSSSSSWPTGEPPQAHISVKNVSELSSTTHHHYYNADSCGVGVNDNNSSSGGGGGGNNNHSGGGSNNNNNNKELMMDTASCQNDSDEDVIVDDDDNNTAMKMTNAKMNYNKMQQQRRQEEQNVGSSRSLENISPIEERPRSEPQVTSTDPGPMDISHNNNNNNSSNSNNNNNNNPNSKYVESMENSLSQLSSMGVPGLTQLDTKA from the exons ATGGAAAGCAACGCATTTGGCAGCAGCCATTTGCCATCTCAAGCGCTTGTTGTTCTATCAGAGGCCGCTTCCGGTTTGCATGAGGCTCTACGTGGACAACGTCCGTTTCCATCGCGA TTTTTCCCCTTTCAGTTACCTGACGCCAAAGATCTACACAACATGTCACTAGTCGGCAACTACTTCCATCCGCACCTGCTGCAGACCCTCAACCATGGAATGCTGGTGGCCAACGGGGCCGCCGCGGCCGCGGCAGCCGCCGGCGCGGGTCCCGCGAGCTACTTCGCCAGCGACAGATCGCCGCTGGGCAAGCCGTCGGTGCTGTCGAACTTCTCGCTGCCGTCGGCCTTCTCGCCACCCAAATACATTGGCATATCGTTGGATCAG cAGAATCTGTTCAATGGCAGCGAATCATTTCGCACGGATTCGGCCAGTCCCACATGCACATCCCATGAATCCATGGAGGGATCACAGGATTACGATGCCGTTGAAAAGGGTGAAAGTCCGCGCAGTAATAATTCTCAGGATCCCAGGGATTTGAGAC ATCTGCATAATGTGGGGAAGGGAGGAGGACACCCGGCAATGGCCACCTCCTCGGCCTCGGcctcggcatcggcatcggcatccaGCTCATCCTCGTCCTCATCCTGCTCGACCAGCAATTCGGCCATCAGCACGCCCACCAGCAGTGTGGCCGTCTCGATGGCCACACATCTGGCCGCCTCGCCCCATCTGCATCACACGCACTCGCTTTCGCACTCGCATccgcaccagcaccagcatcagcaccagcactcgcactcgcatcCCCATCACGGCCACCATGTGGGGGCGCCGCCAGGATCGGTGGCAACAACACACCACCACATGGCCCATCCGCATCCGTTGTCCCACCACCATGCGGCCCATCATGCGGCGCTGGCCAGCCTGAGCATGGCCGGTCTGCGGGCGGTGCCGGGCGGCCTGAGTCTGGTCAGCGGACTGCAGGCGGCGGCGGCCGGCGGGGCCATACCCGACATGTGTCCGGTGTGCGGCCTCAAGCTGAGCCCGGAGGAGTGGCACACGCACTTCCTCACGGAGCTGGACCGGCTCTACAAGCTGAGTGCGGGCTTCGAGCGGGCCAATCTGCAGGCGACCTATATGTTTGCCCCTCCCTGTCCGGCCCAAGAGAACGCCATACGCACCAGTCACAATCGCTGGGAG ACATTCCAGCGGATACGTAACAATCGCCAGAACCGCCTGAGACTCAAAGTGCGCAAGCGCAAGTACGGCGAGATGTACATGATGGAGAGTCTCTACTGTAGCAGCTGTCCGATCTGCAAGCGAAAGTATGCCCTGGAAACGGGCAAGATGCCCGAGGACGATGCCAAGTCGCAGGAGGAGATCGAAACGGTAGATGTGGAGAGCTGCACAGATGACGTGCCCGACTCGGGCTCGGAGCTAGCTGGCCCCGGGTCGGCCCTGGCCTCGGCCGGTGTCCCCACCAGCATGCACAACAGCAATGCCCAGCCGGGCAAGCTGGACGGGATTCTGTACCGCACCGCCTGCGTCATGAACCAGAAGGACGTGCACGCCGACGAGCAGGATGTGAGCACCAATGTGAcaacagccagcagcagcagcagcagttggcCGACGGGCGAGCCCCCTCAGGCACATATCAGTG TGAAAAACGTCAGCGAGCTGTCATCCACCACACATCACCACTACTACAATGCCGACTCCTGCGGCGTGGGCGTCAatgacaacaacagcagcagcggcggtggcgggggcggcaacaacaaccacagcggtggcggcagcaacaacaacaacaacaacaaggagCTAATGATGGACACGGCCTCGTGCCAGAACGACAGCGATGAGGATGTGATTGTGGATGATGATGACAACAACACCGCCATGAAGATGACGAACGCGAAAATGAATTACAACaaaatgcagcagcagcgacggcAGGAGGAGCAGAATGTGGGGAGTAGCAG ATCTCTGGAGAACATCTCGCCCATCGAAGAGCGTCCCCGGTCGGAGCCGCAGGTTACCAGCACCGATCCCGGACCCATGGACATTtcccacaacaacaacaacaacaacagcagcaatagcaacaacaacaacaacaacaatccaAACTCAAAATATGTGGAGAGCATGGAGAACAGCCTGTCGCAGCTGTCATCGATGGGAGTGCCGGGATTAACGCAATTGGACACAAAG GCATAA